The nucleotide sequence GTGGAGGCCCAGCAGCGCACGGGCCTGGACCGCGAGGCCTACCGGCGCAGCACCGTTCCCTACCTCACGCAGCTGTTGGCGACCGGTCGCTTCCCTGCACTGCGGCGGGTGGTCGTCGACGCCGACGACCACCCGGATCCGGACGCCGTGTTCGAGCGCCGGCTGGAGATGGTGCTCGACGGGTTGGCCCCCCTGTCGAGCCCCCACCCGACGACCCGCTCGGCGGGGCCGCCGTAACCGACGCCGCGATTGCATCCCGCTCGTCGGTTATGCCCCTGACCAGGCACGTAGCCGCTGCAACTGACTCCGGCGGGGTGCCTGACATGGCGAGCCGGTACCTCACCGTTCCAGCTGAACGCCTCAGAGCGGTTCGTCCGCAGGCTCGTCGCGGAACGACGGATCGCGTTCCACCGGGTCGGGCGGCACGTGCGCTTCGCCGTGCCCGCCGGGATCGTGGCTCCCCCGGTCCCTCTGGACCGGCTCGCAGCTCGGGAGGGGCCGATCTCAGGCATCTGCCACTGTGGCGCCGGTGCTCGTCAGCTGGCGGTGACCCTGCTGCCGGTGAACCTCGGCCGATCGCTCATCCGCGCGAAGGCGGTGACCGCCATGCCGGCCGACCTCGTGTGACGGTCCGAGCCGGTGACTCCGACCGTCAGCGGGCCGGCGCGTTGGTGCGCTCGGGCAGGGGTGTCGCGGTGAACACCGAGTCCGGATCGAGCTTCGACTTGATCGACAGAAGAGGTCGTGTGTTCGTGCCGTAGGCCTCCGCGATCTGGTCCGGGTGATCGGGGCCGAGGAAGTTGACATAACCCCCTGGTAGGGAGTGTGGGGCCAGTGCCTCGTGGACGGTGTCGGCCCAGTCCAGATGTGGGGTGTCGCCGCGGCCGTCGTTCTCCCACATCGCGATGACTTCGATCATCCGGTGTGGTCGGCGTATGCCGAACGCCGTCGTGTCGAGGTCCCTGCGTGTGGCGGCCCCGTGGAAGTCGTGCGCCAGGACCGCTGAGAACCCGGAGGTGAACGTGGCGGCGCCGTGCTCGAGTCGGGCGCCGACCGGCTCGGAGATGTCACGCACGGTCCGGGTGCGGATCGCTCCCCGTCGGCCGACGGGGAACATCGCGTCGGTCGCCGCCAGGGTCGTGGAGCGGGCCACGGGACCGATCTCGGCCGTCATCGGCGTCGCGAGACGAGCCAGCGCGCGGACCGGACCGTCATCGGCGTCTCCCCGTCCGATGTCGCCGGACCAGGTCGGGGCGAGGTAGACCACGGGGTCCCCGGCCGGGCCCGGGAGGAATCCGATGTCGACCGACAGTTCGTCGGGTCCTTCGTGCAGGATCTCGCCGAGGTCGGACAGCAGGCGACGGGTGCGCGTGGCGGGATAGAGGATGGTGCCCGACACCACCGTCGGTACCGGATGCAGCTGGATCCTCGCCGAGGTGACCACCCCGAAGTTGCCGCCGCCGCCCCGCAGCGCCCAGAACAGGTCCGGGTGGTGTTCGGCGTCGGCCCGCACGAGAGATCCGTCGGCGAGTACGACATCGGCGCCGAGCAGGTTGTCCGCCGCGAGCCCGAAGCGCCCGATCAGCGGGCCGTAACCCCCGCCGAGGGTCAGCCCGACCATCCCGACCGCTCCCGAGGTGCCCGTCACGGCGGTGAGCCCGACCCGTTCGGCGGCCGACACGACATCGGACGACAGTGCACCGCCCCCGACGACGGCGTGGCGGGCCTCGGCGTCGATGTGCACGGTCCGCATGCCGGTCAGGTCGAGGACGAGGCCGCCGGCCCGGATCCCACGCCCCCAGAAGTCGTGGCCGCCGCTGCGTACCGATATCGCGACGTCGTGCTCGCGGGCGGCGCGTACGGCGGCCTGTACATCGGCCGTGCTCACACACCGGACGACGACGTGCGGCGTGGTCTCGGCGGCGGAGTTGAACAGTGTGGTCGCCCGGGTGAACTCCGGACCGGCGGTGTGCACCGAGCCGGTGGGTACGGTGGAACGTAGCGCGGCGACGAGATCCGGGGCGCCGAGAGGCGGCCCGGTGGCGGGCGGATCGGTCGAGGTCATGCGTCCTCCGGTTCTGGCAGGGTCGGGGCCGCAGGACCGCGTAGCTGCTGCGACCGTCGGGAATGACTCCGGTGACGGCAACCGGGGTCAGCGGTACTGCAGACCGTCGTCGATGTCGGCGGCCGGCAGCGCGGTCCGGTCGTGGGAGTACTCGTGCATGTGGGTCCACGGTTCGCGGTCGCCCTGCCGGAACATCATGTGCTGCGACCGGCGCACGTAGCCGGCGTTGAAGTTCTCCTCCGGCATCCAGGC is from Pseudonocardia autotrophica and encodes:
- a CDS encoding excisionase family DNA-binding protein, with the translated sequence MNASERFVRRLVAERRIAFHRVGRHVRFAVPAGIVAPPVPLDRLAAREGPISGICHCGAGARQLAVTLLPVNLGRSLIRAKAVTAMPADLV
- a CDS encoding FAD-binding oxidoreductase translates to MTSTDPPATGPPLGAPDLVAALRSTVPTGSVHTAGPEFTRATTLFNSAAETTPHVVVRCVSTADVQAAVRAAREHDVAISVRSGGHDFWGRGIRAGGLVLDLTGMRTVHIDAEARHAVVGGGALSSDVVSAAERVGLTAVTGTSGAVGMVGLTLGGGYGPLIGRFGLAADNLLGADVVLADGSLVRADAEHHPDLFWALRGGGGNFGVVTSARIQLHPVPTVVSGTILYPATRTRRLLSDLGEILHEGPDELSVDIGFLPGPAGDPVVYLAPTWSGDIGRGDADDGPVRALARLATPMTAEIGPVARSTTLAATDAMFPVGRRGAIRTRTVRDISEPVGARLEHGAATFTSGFSAVLAHDFHGAATRRDLDTTAFGIRRPHRMIEVIAMWENDGRGDTPHLDWADTVHEALAPHSLPGGYVNFLGPDHPDQIAEAYGTNTRPLLSIKSKLDPDSVFTATPLPERTNAPAR